The genomic DNA AGAGCGAGCTGGGCGCCATAGATGAACGCAAAGCTCCCTTGTTAGAGTATTCATCACCCGCCGTCGGATCCGAACATcaagaagacgaagacgaagatgTCGATCTTACGCGGAGAGTCTTGGTTGAATCCAAGAAGCTATGGCACATAGTTGGCCCAGCGATCATCAGCCGCATCACCCCCTACTCCATGTTTGTCATCACCCAGGCCTTCGCCGCCATCTCAATCGCCAGCAATGTCGTCGTCGTCGGCTTCAACATCGGCCTCTTGGTAcgttaatattcattgttttgAGTCTTGTCTGGTCGAGTCTCTGGCCACTAGTAAGAACACTATTTGGTATCCATGCATCTGTACCTAATGACTAGACTGCAAAAGATCTGTGGGGGTGCACGTGACCCGAATACGAGACCCTTAAATTCAGTAGTGTACGTGACCACGTATCGGTAGACTATCATTTAATGTGGATGGTGAATCTCTTGTTTGATGATCTAATGTGGTATATATGCTAATCAACAGTTGGGGATGGCGAGCGCTTTAGAGACGCTATGCGGGCAAGCTTATGGAGCCAAGAAATACCACATGCTGGGGATATATATGCAGCGTTCTTGGATAATTCTCTTCATTTGTGGAGTCCTGCTTTTGCCGGTATACATATTTGCCTCTCCGATACTGAAGCTGCTGGGACAGCCGCCGAAGGTGGCCGAACTCTCCGGCTCGGTGGCCATATGGATGATTCCGCTGCAGTTCAGCTTCGTTTTCCAGTTCCCGCTGCAACAGTTCCTGCAGAGCCAGCTGAAGACCGGCGTGATCGCCTGGGTGTCGCTGGCGGCTCTCCTGGTCCACGTGTTCGTCAGCTGGCTGTTCGTTTACCGCCTCAAGCTTGAAGTCGTCGGTGTGGCCGTGACTTTGAACTTCTCGTGGTGGGTTCTGGTGATCGGCTTAATGGGTTACACCGTGTTTGGAGGGTGCCCTCTCACCTGGTCCGGCTTCTCCATTGACGCCTTTTCTGGTCTTTGGCAGTTTGTCAAACTCTCTGCAGCTTCTGGCCTCATGCTCtggtcctctctctctcgatctcgatCTCGATATCTGTGAGTTCTGATCTCACTGAGTTGTTTGTGTTTAAATTGATGAATTGAACAGTTTGGAGAATTGGTACTACAAGATACTGATATTGATGACCGGAAACCTGAAGAATGCA from Diospyros lotus cultivar Yz01 chromosome 4, ASM1463336v1, whole genome shotgun sequence includes the following:
- the LOC127799864 gene encoding protein DETOXIFICATION 27-like, with translation MMKSELGAIDERKAPLLEYSSPAVGSEHQEDEDEDVDLTRRVLVESKKLWHIVGPAIISRITPYSMFVITQAFAAISIASNVVVVGFNIGLLLGMASALETLCGQAYGAKKYHMLGIYMQRSWIILFICGVLLLPVYIFASPILKLLGQPPKVAELSGSVAIWMIPLQFSFVFQFPLQQFLQSQLKTGVIAWVSLAALLVHVFVSWLFVYRLKLEVVGVAVTLNFSWWVLVIGLMGYTVFGGCPLTWSGFSIDAFSGLWQFVKLSAASGLMLCLENWYYKILILMTGNLKNAEIAVDALSIW